In Aquimarina sp. TRL1, a single window of DNA contains:
- a CDS encoding RNA polymerase sigma factor, protein MKEYTLTDAVLVNNYIKGDESALSILIERHKQRIYSFIYSKIFDRDISEDIFQDTFIKVIQTLKKGKYNEEGKFLPWVMRIAHNLVIDHFRKGNRMPKFEDNGEFSIFSVISDNNLNAERRLIKDQVEEDLRNLILELPEDQKEVLVMRMYKDMSFKEISDKTGVSINTALGRMRYALINLRKVIDKNNIVLTN, encoded by the coding sequence ATGAAAGAGTACACCCTGACTGATGCTGTTTTGGTTAATAATTATATCAAAGGTGACGAAAGTGCTTTGTCTATTTTAATCGAACGTCACAAACAACGAATCTACAGCTTTATTTATTCGAAAATTTTTGATAGAGATATCTCTGAAGATATTTTTCAAGACACTTTTATAAAAGTGATTCAAACATTAAAAAAAGGAAAATACAACGAAGAAGGAAAATTTCTTCCTTGGGTAATGCGTATTGCTCATAATTTGGTCATTGACCATTTTAGAAAAGGAAATCGCATGCCTAAGTTCGAAGATAATGGAGAGTTCAGTATTTTTTCTGTGATTAGTGATAATAATTTAAATGCAGAGCGAAGATTGATTAAAGATCAGGTAGAGGAAGATTTGAGAAATCTTATCCTAGAATTGCCTGAAGACCAGAAAGAAGTACTGGTAATGCGTATGTATAAAGATATGAGTTTTAAAGAAATTTCTGATAAAACAGGAGTAAGTATCAATACGGCATTAGGAAGAATGAGATATGCTTTGATTAATTTAAGAAAAGTGATAGATAAAAATAATATCGTATTAACTAATTAA